A region of Halalkaliarchaeum desulfuricum DNA encodes the following proteins:
- a CDS encoding efflux RND transporter permease subunit, whose product MSNNDPITRGINRLIVGHPWKVVVGFLLATVVLAGGLGAVEQEAGGGQYTAGLEEEQALEDMEAEFEAGIRSGGGASAVIVISDERNVLSKSSLERMLLLQYRLETRDRLRISSTTSPADAVAMALDPDARTVEGRLRAVTSATQQQVQHAVRAAAADDGLGAVSEDFSEGSASASVVQMGVSYDLPPSADDDDALALQQRTQGVVDGVDGYDEGENAIVFSTELTDQEVVGVLGDTAIIVFPAAILLISFFLLLAYRDPIDLAGGVLTLAMTLVWVFGLMGYLGIPFSDALTPILPLLLAVGIDFGIHIINRYREERDNGKPIGEAMEITGSQLSAAFLIVAATTVASLAANLASPFDALQEFGIVASIGLVFTFLLFAVFLPAGKVATDRFRERFGIPTFGTAPLGHENSFIGRTLPVSVRFAKVAPVVIVLVVAVATGGIAYYGTGIDTEFSQDAFFPEEDRVERYQEVLPDPIAPGDYSFIKVNRVLEDDFDQGVIGSVTVFIDDIDIRSDGALRDLDRAHRNPPETFATTDRRAEANSVVSIMRAQADTDSEVNNAVRRNDRTGDGVPDRNVEEVYDALFEADEETGVYLTEDRTATRIEYQLTSDADASTATANAREIAKQLELDATATGELVVNQAVIELLTESSIRSLGVAFLLTTIVLVASYRLLEGRGVYGLLNLFPVLVGVAVLAGSMRLFGIPLTPINAPIFALSIGLGVDYTVHLMHRYVDERETTDDPVEALVISIRGTGGALTGSMLTTVSGIGILYLALIPVISEYGILIALGVLYAYLAAILVLPPTILAWERVRTIRRSQEHVP is encoded by the coding sequence ATGTCCAACAACGACCCGATTACCCGAGGGATAAACCGGCTCATCGTGGGCCATCCCTGGAAGGTGGTAGTGGGGTTTCTACTGGCAACAGTGGTGCTCGCCGGCGGGCTCGGCGCCGTCGAACAGGAGGCTGGCGGCGGGCAATACACCGCCGGACTCGAAGAGGAGCAGGCACTCGAGGATATGGAGGCGGAATTCGAGGCTGGGATCCGGTCGGGCGGCGGGGCAAGCGCGGTGATCGTGATCAGCGACGAGCGGAACGTCCTCTCGAAGTCGTCCCTGGAGCGTATGCTGTTGCTACAGTATCGGCTCGAAACGCGCGACAGGCTACGGATCAGCTCCACGACCAGCCCCGCCGACGCCGTCGCCATGGCGCTCGATCCGGACGCAAGAACCGTAGAAGGTCGGCTGCGTGCCGTGACTAGCGCTACCCAGCAGCAAGTACAGCACGCCGTTCGAGCCGCGGCGGCGGATGACGGGCTGGGAGCGGTCAGCGAAGACTTCTCGGAAGGATCCGCGAGCGCATCCGTAGTGCAGATGGGCGTCTCCTACGACCTTCCGCCGTCCGCAGACGATGACGATGCATTGGCCCTCCAGCAACGTACTCAAGGGGTCGTCGACGGGGTAGACGGCTACGACGAAGGGGAAAACGCGATCGTGTTCAGCACCGAGTTGACCGATCAGGAGGTGGTCGGGGTGCTCGGCGATACCGCGATTATCGTGTTCCCTGCCGCCATCCTGTTGATCTCGTTTTTCCTCCTCCTGGCGTATCGCGACCCGATTGATCTAGCCGGGGGCGTACTCACGCTCGCGATGACGCTGGTATGGGTGTTCGGCCTGATGGGATATCTCGGGATACCGTTCTCGGATGCCTTGACGCCCATCTTGCCGCTGTTGCTCGCAGTCGGGATCGACTTCGGGATCCACATCATCAACAGATACCGGGAGGAGCGCGACAACGGAAAGCCGATCGGGGAGGCGATGGAGATCACCGGTTCGCAGCTCTCGGCGGCGTTCCTCATCGTCGCCGCGACGACCGTCGCCAGCCTGGCGGCGAACCTCGCGAGTCCGTTCGATGCCCTCCAGGAATTCGGTATCGTCGCCTCCATCGGGCTCGTGTTCACGTTCCTCCTGTTTGCCGTCTTTCTCCCTGCTGGCAAGGTGGCCACCGATAGATTCCGGGAACGATTCGGCATCCCGACGTTTGGGACGGCTCCGCTGGGTCACGAGAACTCTTTCATTGGGCGGACCCTCCCAGTGAGTGTTCGGTTCGCCAAGGTCGCACCCGTCGTTATCGTTCTCGTCGTCGCAGTCGCCACCGGTGGGATCGCGTACTACGGAACCGGTATCGATACGGAGTTCTCTCAGGACGCGTTCTTCCCGGAAGAGGATCGGGTCGAACGATATCAGGAGGTACTGCCGGATCCGATCGCCCCCGGTGACTACTCGTTTATCAAGGTAAACCGCGTTCTCGAAGACGATTTCGACCAGGGGGTGATCGGGTCAGTCACCGTCTTTATCGACGACATCGACATCCGGTCTGACGGCGCCCTCCGGGACCTCGACAGGGCTCATCGGAACCCACCGGAGACGTTTGCGACGACCGACCGTCGGGCGGAAGCAAACAGCGTGGTGTCGATCATGAGAGCGCAGGCGGACACCGATTCCGAGGTGAACAACGCCGTGAGGCGAAACGACCGCACCGGCGACGGCGTGCCGGATCGGAACGTCGAGGAGGTGTACGACGCTCTGTTCGAAGCCGACGAGGAAACGGGGGTGTACCTGACCGAGGACCGAACCGCGACGCGGATCGAGTACCAACTGACGTCCGACGCCGACGCATCGACGGCCACAGCAAACGCCCGCGAGATCGCAAAACAGCTCGAACTAGATGCGACCGCGACAGGGGAGCTCGTCGTCAATCAGGCAGTCATCGAACTGCTGACCGAGTCCTCGATCAGATCGCTCGGCGTGGCGTTCCTGCTTACGACCATCGTCCTCGTCGCGAGCTATCGGCTGCTCGAAGGGAGAGGCGTGTACGGACTGCTCAACCTGTTTCCCGTGCTCGTCGGGGTCGCCGTCCTCGCCGGCTCGATGCGGCTGTTCGGCATTCCACTGACCCCGATCAACGCGCCGATATTCGCCCTCTCGATCGGTCTCGGGGTCGACTATACCGTCCATCTCATGCATCGCTACGTCGACGAGCGGGAAACGACAGACGACCCGGTGGAAGCGCTCGTTATCTCCATACGCGGGACGGGCGGCGCATTGACCGGGAGCATGCTCACGACCGTCAGCGGAATCGGCATCCTGTATCTGGCGTTGATTCCGGTGATCTCGGAGTACGGAATATTGATCGCGTTGGGTGTGCTGTACGCGTATCTCGCCGCTATTCTCGTCTTGCCCCCGACGATCCTTGCCTGGGAGCGGGTGAGAACGATCCGACGCTCACAGGAACACGTGCCTTGA
- the gpmI gene encoding 2,3-bisphosphoglycerate-independent phosphoglycerate mutase: protein MDVALVILDGWGLGDHDRLDAVKASDTPTFDACADAGADGTLEVSGRRVGLPAGQMGNSEVGHLNIGAGRVVKQAYTRINDAIADGSFRENDAIRSALSYADENDGSVHLMGLVSDGGVHSDLRHFEALVELCADADVPAVIHAFTDGRDTDPYGGAEFLSRLESAIDDAGTGHVATVSGRYYAMDRDHNWERTKRAYDAIVHREADHEAPSAVDAVESSYDRGDTDEFVEPTVVRSRNPDRREEDWQLADGDAVVFVNFRGDRARQLVRMLSDTQPEWPFETDPPETQLVTMTEYDRTFEFPVAFPPEEPTETLGEVFANAGHSQLRIAESEKYAHVTYFLNGGREVEFDGEIRRIVESPDVPTYDLQPEMSAAGVTDAAIGVIETADPDLVVLNYANPDMVGHTGDFGAAVEAVEAVDEQLGRLLAAIDAAGGHAIVTADHGNADDMGTPEEPHTAHTCNPVPFVYLAPTGGDGVEESGSTATDRSGGYRVREGGSLCDIAPTVLDLVGLDRPDAMTGTALLE, encoded by the coding sequence ATGGACGTTGCGCTCGTGATTCTCGACGGCTGGGGGCTGGGCGATCACGACCGGCTCGACGCGGTGAAAGCTTCCGACACGCCGACATTCGACGCCTGCGCCGACGCAGGCGCGGACGGAACCCTCGAGGTGTCGGGTCGCCGCGTGGGCCTCCCGGCCGGACAGATGGGAAACAGCGAGGTGGGACATCTCAATATCGGCGCCGGACGGGTGGTAAAACAGGCGTACACCCGGATCAACGACGCGATAGCCGACGGGAGCTTCCGCGAGAACGACGCGATCCGGTCCGCCCTGTCGTACGCCGACGAGAATGACGGTTCGGTCCACCTGATGGGGCTGGTCTCGGACGGCGGCGTCCACTCGGATCTCCGGCACTTCGAGGCGCTCGTCGAACTGTGCGCTGACGCGGACGTGCCTGCCGTCATCCACGCGTTTACGGACGGGCGCGACACCGACCCCTACGGCGGAGCGGAGTTCCTCTCGCGGCTCGAATCGGCGATCGACGACGCCGGGACCGGCCACGTCGCCACCGTCTCGGGGCGCTATTACGCGATGGACAGGGACCACAACTGGGAACGCACGAAACGGGCCTACGACGCGATCGTCCACCGGGAGGCGGATCACGAGGCCCCTTCGGCTGTCGACGCGGTCGAGTCCTCCTACGATCGGGGAGATACCGACGAGTTCGTCGAGCCGACGGTCGTCCGTTCCCGAAACCCGGACCGCCGTGAGGAGGACTGGCAGCTCGCGGACGGCGATGCGGTCGTCTTCGTCAACTTCCGCGGGGACCGTGCGCGACAGCTCGTCCGGATGCTCTCGGACACCCAACCGGAGTGGCCCTTCGAGACGGACCCCCCGGAGACGCAGCTCGTGACGATGACCGAGTACGACCGGACATTCGAGTTCCCGGTGGCGTTTCCACCCGAGGAACCGACGGAGACGCTCGGAGAGGTTTTCGCGAACGCGGGGCACAGTCAGTTGCGGATCGCCGAATCCGAGAAGTACGCCCACGTGACGTACTTCCTCAACGGCGGACGGGAGGTCGAGTTCGACGGGGAGATCCGCCGAATCGTCGAGAGCCCCGACGTTCCCACCTACGATCTGCAGCCGGAGATGTCCGCCGCCGGCGTGACCGACGCGGCGATCGGCGTGATCGAGACCGCCGATCCCGACCTGGTGGTGCTCAACTACGCGAACCCGGACATGGTCGGTCACACCGGCGACTTCGGGGCGGCCGTCGAGGCCGTCGAGGCCGTCGACGAGCAGCTGGGGCGGCTACTCGCGGCGATCGACGCGGCCGGCGGGCACGCGATCGTCACTGCCGATCACGGGAACGCAGACGACATGGGGACTCCCGAAGAGCCGCACACTGCACACACCTGCAACCCCGTACCGTTCGTGTACCTGGCACCGACCGGCGGCGACGGGGTCGAGGAATCCGGCTCGACCGCGACGGATCGCTCCGGCGGCTACCGCGTTCGTGAGGGGGGCTCGCTTTGTGACATCGCTCCGACAGTGCTCGACCTTGTGGGGCTCGACCGGCCGGACGCGATGACGGGAACGGCGCTGCTGGAGTGA
- a CDS encoding ribonuclease J, with the protein MEIEIATIGGFEEVGRQMTAVRAGEDVVVFDMGLNLSQVLIHDNVETEQMHSLDLIDMGAIPDDRVMSDLEGDVQAIVPTHGHLDHIGAISKLAHRYNAPVVATPYTIELVKQQVKGENKFSVDNDLVKMDAGGTMSIGPQCELEFVNVSHSVIDAINPVLHTPEGSVVYGLDKRIDHNPVIGDPIDMERFREIGREDNGVLCYIEDCTNAGHKGRTPSESVARTHLKDTLQSIEDYDGGIVATTFSSHIARVKSLVEFAEEIGRKPVLLGRSMEKYSGTAERLDFVEFPGDLGMYGHRKSVDRTFKRIMKEGKEKFLPVVTGHQGEPRAMLTRMARGETPFELDDGDKVIFSARVIPEPTNEGQRYQAERLLKMQGARIYDEIHVSGHLREEGHYQMLDALQPQHVIPGHQDLQGFAPYVDLAESQGYAVGRDLHVTRNGNMITLVE; encoded by the coding sequence ATGGAAATAGAAATCGCAACAATCGGCGGATTCGAAGAGGTCGGGCGCCAGATGACGGCGGTCCGTGCGGGCGAGGACGTCGTCGTCTTCGACATGGGCCTGAACCTCTCGCAGGTACTGATCCACGACAACGTGGAGACCGAACAGATGCACAGTCTCGATCTGATAGACATGGGCGCGATCCCGGACGACCGGGTGATGTCCGACCTCGAGGGGGACGTACAGGCGATCGTGCCGACACACGGCCACCTCGACCACATCGGCGCCATCTCGAAGCTCGCTCACCGGTACAACGCGCCGGTGGTGGCAACACCCTACACGATCGAGCTGGTGAAACAGCAGGTAAAAGGCGAAAACAAGTTCTCCGTCGACAACGACCTCGTAAAGATGGATGCCGGCGGGACGATGTCGATCGGACCGCAGTGCGAACTCGAATTCGTCAACGTCAGCCACTCGGTAATCGACGCCATCAATCCGGTGCTCCACACGCCGGAAGGGTCGGTCGTCTACGGGCTCGACAAGCGCATCGACCACAACCCGGTGATCGGCGACCCGATCGACATGGAGCGGTTCCGCGAGATCGGCCGCGAGGACAACGGCGTGCTCTGTTACATCGAAGACTGCACCAACGCCGGACACAAGGGTCGGACGCCGAGCGAATCGGTCGCCAGGACCCACCTGAAGGACACGCTCCAGTCCATCGAGGACTACGACGGCGGCATCGTGGCGACGACGTTCTCGAGTCACATCGCCCGGGTGAAGTCGCTCGTCGAGTTCGCCGAGGAAATCGGCCGCAAACCCGTGCTGCTCGGTCGATCGATGGAGAAGTACTCCGGCACCGCAGAACGGCTGGACTTCGTCGAGTTCCCCGGCGATCTCGGGATGTACGGTCACCGCAAGAGCGTCGACCGGACGTTCAAGCGGATCATGAAGGAGGGCAAAGAGAAGTTCCTCCCCGTGGTGACCGGACACCAGGGAGAGCCGCGCGCGATGCTCACCCGGATGGCCCGCGGCGAGACACCCTTCGAGCTCGACGACGGCGACAAGGTCATCTTCTCGGCGCGGGTAATCCCCGAGCCGACCAACGAGGGACAGCGCTACCAGGCCGAACGCCTGCTGAAGATGCAGGGTGCCCGGATCTACGACGAGATCCACGTCTCGGGACACCTTCGAGAGGAGGGTCACTACCAGATGCTCGACGCCCTCCAGCCCCAGCACGTCATCCCCGGCCACCAGGACCTCCAGGGCTTTGCTCCCTACGTGGACCTGGCGGAGTCACAGGGGTACGCGGTCGGCCGTGACCTTCACGTGACCAGAAACGGGAACATGATCACACTGGTGGAATGA
- the idsA3 gene encoding geranylfarnesyl diphosphate synthase, with amino-acid sequence MTQTAEERVLEAIRKRRELVNGSIDEELPIGKPERLYEASRYILEAGGKRLRPTVTLLAAESLSDIEPFSQEYRSFPTPSSDRAGPNAIEGTTTDGADRIDVLRAAVAIEIVQSFTLIHDDIMDDDDLRRGVPAVHKQYDTSTAILAGDTLYSKAFELMTDTGATPHNGLETMRLLATTCTKICEGQALDVAFESRNDILPDEYLEMVELKTAVLYGAAASTPAVLFGTDSDVSEALYRYGIDSGRAFQIQDDVLDLTVPSEKLGKQRGSDLVENKETLITLHARQQGIDVDDLVETEDVDAVTEAEIDDAVEALEAAGSIDWAREKARDLTERSKDHLSVLPDNDARQLLEELADYLITRGY; translated from the coding sequence ATGACACAGACCGCCGAGGAACGCGTCCTGGAAGCGATCCGGAAGCGACGCGAACTGGTGAACGGGTCCATCGACGAGGAGTTGCCGATCGGCAAGCCCGAGCGGCTCTACGAGGCCTCGCGGTACATCCTCGAGGCCGGCGGCAAGCGCCTCCGGCCGACGGTGACGCTGCTCGCAGCGGAGTCGCTGTCGGACATCGAACCGTTCTCACAGGAGTATCGGTCGTTCCCGACGCCCAGTTCCGACCGCGCCGGTCCGAACGCTATCGAGGGGACGACCACGGACGGCGCCGACCGGATCGACGTCCTCCGTGCGGCCGTCGCGATCGAGATCGTCCAGTCGTTCACGCTTATCCACGACGACATCATGGACGACGACGATCTCAGGCGCGGAGTTCCGGCGGTACACAAGCAGTACGACACCTCGACGGCGATCCTCGCGGGCGATACCCTCTACTCGAAGGCGTTCGAGTTGATGACCGACACCGGGGCGACACCGCACAACGGCCTGGAGACGATGCGGCTGCTCGCGACCACCTGCACGAAGATCTGCGAGGGACAGGCGCTGGACGTCGCCTTCGAGAGCCGAAACGACATCCTCCCCGACGAGTACCTCGAGATGGTGGAACTCAAGACGGCGGTCCTCTACGGGGCCGCCGCGTCGACGCCGGCGGTGCTTTTCGGCACGGACTCGGACGTCTCCGAGGCGCTGTACCGGTACGGGATCGACTCGGGACGCGCGTTCCAGATCCAGGACGACGTCCTGGATCTCACCGTCCCGAGCGAGAAACTCGGCAAGCAGCGTGGCTCCGACCTCGTCGAGAACAAGGAGACGCTCATCACGCTTCACGCCCGTCAACAGGGGATCGACGTCGACGACCTGGTCGAGACGGAGGACGTGGACGCAGTGACGGAAGCGGAGATCGACGACGCCGTAGAGGCCCTCGAAGCGGCCGGAAGCATCGACTGGGCCCGCGAGAAGGCCCGCGACCTCACCGAGCGGAGCAAAGACCACCTCTCGGTCCTGCCGGACAACGACGCGCGGCAGCTCCTCGAGGAGCTTGCGGACTACCTCATCACTCGCGGATACTGA
- a CDS encoding DUF7527 domain-containing protein has product MKPERTERMTEWETRPFDGGYDGLRSLVDRGFSGAVTEGAAWAVLVNGRIVGVYGGDLSAFEDADGTAYVAPDPSLALLFAMQEKSGESRAQYYTEETPISTVDETLSEGGFTGYVELSENVLSGDYYVVYSGGKSTGVAFVGNNETLYTGEEAFERADDEVGIYEVYDVNLDIVELPEPAEPEESTAVSDSQSKSVEGSRSEDATTGDTSPDQATADETDPGEPESVERVGSDSGPSSAESKKEVEREDDEAAEREDDEATEREDDEAADQDADAEIVVDAGSDAGTDATSTESVEGGASPDESDGAEPPRQPNSPERRSRSETDRSGTDGADGVFSEEAAWRQAQTIPALDPEETARLRDETGPGRSPQDRSGRRNAVERRSGRSSREREEVEPTRDAAGRRSGDGSRAASGTADPQATDEATDALKSRIEELEAALEEERNRKEALEERREELTTERDRFRERASKLEDRVEELETEIERLRDELSATAGDVPEGDRTMEPEAAISGTNLFVRYESKGKPTLDAVHAGEATREELSSNLKLEHHTTFEEEDLLVDGVAYREFLRDTVEYTFCRWVVQQLPFEIRETGNVDRLRDLYDAIPEIDRVEFDGTVAVSSTGEDGQRENEAFEFDVVFRDRMGDPLFVANLNDSREPTTQPMVDTLVSDAVSVAGKHDGLAAALSVTASFFDPGALDAVADATGGGLLNRSKRASFVKLSRKNGFHLCLVETREGGFHLNVPEL; this is encoded by the coding sequence ATGAAACCCGAGCGGACAGAGCGGATGACCGAGTGGGAGACGCGACCGTTCGACGGCGGCTACGACGGCCTGCGCTCGCTCGTCGACCGCGGCTTCTCCGGCGCGGTCACTGAGGGCGCGGCGTGGGCGGTGCTCGTCAACGGACGAATCGTGGGCGTCTACGGGGGGGACCTCTCGGCGTTCGAGGACGCCGACGGGACCGCCTACGTGGCGCCGGACCCGTCACTCGCGTTGCTTTTCGCAATGCAGGAGAAAAGCGGCGAGTCCAGGGCACAGTATTACACCGAAGAGACTCCGATCTCCACCGTCGACGAAACCCTCTCTGAGGGGGGATTCACCGGGTACGTCGAACTCTCCGAGAACGTGCTCTCGGGGGATTACTACGTCGTCTACTCCGGAGGGAAGTCGACCGGAGTCGCTTTCGTCGGCAACAACGAAACCCTCTACACTGGCGAGGAAGCCTTCGAGCGCGCAGACGACGAGGTGGGGATCTACGAGGTTTACGACGTCAATCTCGATATCGTCGAACTCCCGGAGCCGGCGGAACCGGAGGAATCGACAGCCGTCTCGGATTCACAGAGCAAGTCGGTAGAGGGGTCGCGGAGTGAGGACGCGACGACAGGGGACACGTCTCCGGACCAGGCGACCGCCGACGAGACGGATCCCGGCGAACCGGAGTCGGTCGAACGGGTCGGCTCCGATTCGGGGCCTTCCTCCGCGGAGAGCAAAAAAGAGGTCGAAAGAGAGGACGACGAAGCGGCCGAAAGAGAGGACGACGAAGCGACCGAAAGAGAGGACGACGAAGCGGCCGACCAGGACGCCGACGCGGAAATCGTTGTTGACGCCGGGTCGGACGCGGGGACGGACGCTACGAGCACGGAATCGGTCGAGGGTGGTGCCTCTCCGGACGAATCCGACGGGGCCGAACCACCGCGACAGCCGAACTCGCCGGAGAGAAGATCCCGATCGGAAACCGACCGATCGGGGACTGACGGAGCCGATGGCGTCTTTTCCGAGGAGGCTGCCTGGCGTCAGGCACAGACGATTCCGGCGCTGGATCCCGAGGAAACTGCCCGTCTTCGGGACGAAACGGGCCCGGGACGGAGTCCCCAGGACCGCTCTGGCCGTCGAAACGCGGTCGAACGCCGATCCGGACGGAGCTCGCGGGAACGCGAGGAGGTCGAACCGACCCGAGACGCGGCCGGTCGGCGGTCCGGTGACGGGTCCAGGGCGGCGTCCGGCACGGCCGACCCACAGGCGACCGACGAAGCCACGGACGCGCTGAAAAGCCGGATCGAGGAGCTCGAAGCCGCCCTCGAGGAGGAACGAAACAGGAAAGAGGCGCTCGAAGAGCGGCGCGAGGAGCTCACAACCGAACGCGACCGTTTCCGGGAACGGGCCTCGAAACTCGAAGACCGGGTCGAGGAACTGGAGACGGAGATCGAACGACTCCGGGACGAACTGTCGGCGACGGCCGGCGACGTCCCCGAGGGCGACCGGACGATGGAGCCCGAGGCGGCGATCTCCGGGACAAACCTGTTCGTTCGCTACGAGTCCAAGGGGAAGCCGACGCTCGACGCTGTCCATGCGGGGGAGGCGACCCGCGAGGAGCTTTCATCGAACCTCAAACTGGAGCATCACACCACCTTCGAGGAGGAGGATCTCCTCGTCGATGGGGTTGCCTATCGGGAGTTCCTCCGGGACACGGTCGAATACACGTTCTGCCGTTGGGTCGTCCAACAGCTCCCCTTCGAGATCCGCGAAACCGGCAACGTCGACAGGCTCCGCGACCTGTACGACGCGATTCCCGAAATCGATCGCGTCGAGTTCGACGGCACCGTCGCGGTTTCGAGCACCGGCGAGGACGGACAGCGGGAAAACGAGGCGTTCGAGTTCGATGTCGTGTTCCGCGACCGGATGGGCGATCCGCTGTTCGTCGCGAACCTGAACGACTCCAGGGAGCCGACAACCCAGCCGATGGTCGACACGCTGGTCTCCGATGCCGTCTCCGTCGCGGGGAAACACGACGGACTCGCGGCAGCGCTTTCGGTCACTGCGAGCTTCTTCGACCCCGGCGCGCTCGACGCCGTGGCCGATGCGACCGGCGGCGGGCTGCTCAACCGCAGCAAGCGGGCGAGCTTCGTGAAACTCTCCCGGAAAAACGGCTTCCACCTCTGTCTGGTCGAAACCCGCGAAGGTGGGTTCCACCTCAACGTGCCGGAGCTTTGA
- a CDS encoding prephenate dehydrogenase/arogenate dehydrogenase family protein: MRLLVVGAGEMGRWVADAIAASPDAFDGDVSVTFADADREVAEDAAATRDAAVYPSDAEPGSEGPFDAVCLAVPIPAVEPAIAEWAPAADGALFDVAGTMGLPLSAMRSAAAEADGTVREYGSFHPLFAPPRTPGTVAFVPGEDGPLLSGVREAIRAGGNEVFETTAAEHDAAMETVQASAHAAILAYGLVAADADVREEFHTPVSERLEGLVETVTEGSPDVYADIQLAFDGAESVAAAASRIADARGDREAFRTLYREAGTARRRERHE, translated from the coding sequence ATGCGCCTGCTCGTGGTCGGTGCGGGGGAGATGGGCCGGTGGGTCGCCGACGCGATCGCGGCGTCCCCGGACGCCTTCGACGGCGACGTCTCGGTTACGTTCGCGGACGCGGACCGCGAGGTAGCAGAAGACGCCGCCGCCACCCGCGATGCTGCGGTGTACCCGTCCGACGCCGAACCGGGATCGGAGGGGCCGTTCGACGCAGTCTGTCTCGCCGTGCCGATCCCGGCTGTCGAGCCGGCGATCGCCGAGTGGGCACCGGCCGCCGACGGTGCCCTGTTCGACGTCGCCGGAACGATGGGGCTACCGCTTTCCGCCATGCGGTCGGCCGCGGCTGAAGCCGACGGTACCGTCCGCGAGTACGGCAGCTTCCACCCGCTTTTTGCACCCCCACGGACGCCAGGCACAGTCGCGTTCGTCCCCGGCGAGGACGGGCCGCTGCTTTCGGGCGTCCGCGAGGCGATCCGCGCGGGCGGAAACGAGGTGTTCGAAACGACCGCGGCCGAACACGACGCCGCCATGGAGACCGTTCAGGCGAGCGCCCACGCCGCCATCCTCGCGTACGGACTCGTCGCCGCCGACGCCGACGTCCGCGAGGAGTTTCACACCCCGGTGTCCGAGCGTCTCGAAGGGCTCGTAGAGACGGTCACCGAGGGATCACCGGACGTGTACGCCGACATCCAGCTCGCGTTCGACGGGGCCGAATCCGTCGCAGCGGCCGCAAGCCGGATCGCCGACGCGAGAGGGGACAGGGAGGCGTTCCGGACGCTGTACCGCGAGGCCGGGACCGCTCGGCGGAGGGAGAGACACGAGTAA